One Mesorhizobium loti genomic window carries:
- a CDS encoding LysR family transcriptional regulator, translated as MRFKGLDLNLLVVLDALLTARNLTAAASSINLSQPAMSAAVARLRNYFNDELFTMSGRERVLTPRAETLAPAVRGALLHIQCSIISWDPFNPAQSDRRFRIILSDFATLVFFEKVVERVAREAPAVSFELRPLDNDPDELLRRGDVDFVILPEFFMSSAHPRAALFDETFVCVGCPTNKQLPRQLTFERYVSMKHIAFRVGGAQMPSIEEQFLLEHGLKRRVEIVVQAFSMIPPMVSGTARIATMPFRLVQHFKKTFPLRIIELPRPLPTFTEAVQWPTLHNSDPASIWMRQIMLQEASRM; from the coding sequence ATGCGTTTCAAAGGCCTTGATCTGAACCTTCTCGTCGTGCTCGACGCACTGCTGACCGCGCGCAACCTCACGGCCGCGGCAAGCAGCATCAACCTTAGTCAGCCGGCCATGAGCGCGGCCGTCGCCCGGCTGCGCAACTATTTCAACGATGAACTGTTTACGATGAGCGGCCGCGAACGCGTTCTAACCCCGCGTGCGGAAACACTCGCCCCCGCTGTTCGTGGCGCACTCTTGCACATCCAATGCTCGATTATTTCTTGGGATCCGTTTAATCCGGCTCAATCCGATCGCCGCTTCAGGATCATTCTTTCCGATTTCGCCACACTCGTGTTTTTTGAAAAGGTCGTGGAGCGGGTTGCACGCGAAGCACCCGCCGTCAGCTTCGAATTGCGGCCGCTCGACAACGACCCCGATGAGCTTCTCCGGCGCGGTGACGTCGATTTTGTGATTCTTCCGGAATTTTTCATGTCGAGCGCCCATCCAAGAGCGGCGCTGTTCGACGAGACATTCGTGTGCGTGGGCTGCCCCACGAACAAGCAGTTGCCACGTCAGCTTACATTCGAGAGATACGTGTCGATGAAACACATTGCGTTCAGGGTCGGCGGTGCCCAGATGCCATCCATCGAGGAACAGTTTTTGCTTGAGCATGGTCTCAAGAGACGTGTTGAGATCGTCGTACAGGCCTTTAGCATGATCCCGCCGATGGTCTCAGGCACAGCTCGGATAGCGACCATGCCCTTCCGGCTGGTTCAGCATTTCAAAAAAACCTTCCCCTTGCGGATCATCGAACTTCCGCGGCCACTACCCACGTTCACCGAGGCCGTCCAATGGCCCACCCTCCACAACAGTGATCCGGCAAGCATCTGGATGCGGCAGATAATGTTGCAGGAGGCATCCCGCATGTGA